The following proteins are co-located in the Candidatus Eisenbacteria bacterium genome:
- a CDS encoding nucleotide sugar dehydrogenase, whose translation MRVSVFGLGYVGTVSCGCLPGLGHEVVGVDTNPEKVRMINSGQSPVVEEGINDLIGSAVRAGRLRATEDSETAVQSSDVSLISVATPSNHNYTPNLAAVDKVVQSIGATLRRKRTHHTVVLRSTVPPGTTEDRIQPILERAAGRYIGDRLSLVFHPEFLREGSSVQDFHNPPQTVVGSVDEAGYEVMGALNAGLPGRMVRTSCRVAESVKYLCNVFHALKISFANEAGSVLKACGLDSREVMEIFCQDRQLNISPAYLRPGFAFGGSCLPKEVKAFLSLARANDVATPTVAALLPSNAEHIDRAYDMIARDGRRKVALFGLAFKPGTDDMRDSPLVTLAERLIGKGFELRIYDDCVKVSRLLGKNKEFIEREIPHLDGLLHETPEQALEGAKVVVIGHADPDARRAIAEHASGKRLVDLCGYAELRQATAAEYEGICWPATPGRDLPESLQNQETSPYSRVYH comes from the coding sequence ATCCCGAGAAGGTCCGGATGATCAACAGCGGGCAGTCGCCCGTCGTCGAGGAAGGCATCAACGATCTGATCGGCTCCGCGGTGCGGGCCGGCAGGCTGCGCGCGACGGAAGACAGCGAGACGGCGGTGCAGAGCTCCGATGTCTCGCTGATCTCCGTGGCCACGCCCTCGAACCACAACTACACGCCGAACCTCGCGGCCGTCGACAAGGTCGTCCAGTCCATCGGCGCCACGCTGCGCCGGAAGCGCACGCATCACACCGTCGTGCTCCGCAGCACCGTCCCGCCCGGCACGACCGAGGACCGGATCCAGCCGATTCTCGAGCGAGCCGCCGGAAGGTATATCGGCGATCGGCTCTCGCTCGTGTTCCATCCCGAGTTTCTCCGGGAGGGTTCCTCCGTCCAGGACTTCCACAACCCGCCGCAGACCGTGGTCGGGAGCGTGGACGAAGCCGGCTACGAGGTCATGGGGGCGCTCAACGCCGGACTGCCGGGTCGCATGGTGCGCACCTCCTGCCGCGTCGCGGAGTCCGTGAAGTACCTGTGCAACGTCTTTCACGCGCTCAAGATCTCGTTCGCCAACGAGGCGGGCTCGGTGCTCAAGGCCTGCGGCCTCGACAGCCGGGAGGTGATGGAGATCTTCTGCCAGGACCGGCAGCTCAACATCTCGCCGGCCTACCTGCGCCCGGGGTTCGCGTTCGGAGGCTCGTGTCTTCCCAAGGAGGTGAAGGCCTTCCTGTCCCTCGCGCGCGCGAACGACGTCGCGACTCCGACCGTGGCCGCGCTGCTCCCGAGCAACGCCGAGCACATCGATCGCGCGTACGACATGATCGCCCGCGACGGCCGCCGCAAGGTGGCGCTCTTCGGCCTCGCGTTCAAGCCCGGCACCGACGACATGCGCGACTCTCCGCTCGTCACGCTGGCCGAGCGCCTCATCGGGAAGGGCTTCGAGCTCCGGATCTACGACGACTGCGTCAAGGTCAGCCGGCTGCTCGGGAAGAACAAGGAGTTCATCGAGCGCGAGATCCCGCACCTGGACGGTCTGCTCCACGAGACGCCCGAGCAGGCGCTCGAAGGCGCGAAGGTCGTCGTCATCGGGCATGCCGACCCGGACGCGCGACGGGCCATCGCCGAGCACGCCTCGGGAAAGCGACTCGTGGACCTGTGCGGGTACGCGGAGCTGCGCCAGGCCACCGCTGCCGAGTACGAGGGCATCTGCTGGCCGGCGACACCGGGCCGAGACCTGCCCGAGTCCCTTCAAAATCAGGAAACCTCTCCCTACTCCCGCGTGTATCACTAG
- a CDS encoding DUF1579 domain-containing protein, whose protein sequence is MSNRRTHSVLAFLAAMLLVAAPALAAEGHSHGDAKASKEHEAMMAEMMKYASPGEMHAFLKPFEGKWKTVNTMYMGDQKQTSEGTCERSWIMGGRFLLSKYSGMMMENMPFEGMEILGYDTRNNVVQSTWIDNMGTSMANSSKGTIDKAKKTMTVYTDFFDPMVGKPKTYKMVTTFVDDNTHKFMMIGNKDGKDFTEMEITYTRVN, encoded by the coding sequence ATGTCGAACCGCCGTACGCATTCCGTTCTCGCGTTCCTCGCGGCCATGCTGCTCGTGGCGGCGCCCGCGCTCGCCGCCGAGGGCCACTCCCACGGTGACGCCAAGGCTTCCAAGGAGCACGAGGCCATGATGGCCGAGATGATGAAGTACGCGTCTCCCGGCGAGATGCACGCGTTCCTGAAGCCGTTCGAGGGCAAATGGAAGACGGTGAACACGATGTACATGGGGGATCAGAAGCAGACGAGCGAGGGCACGTGCGAGCGTTCCTGGATCATGGGCGGCCGCTTCCTCCTGTCCAAGTACTCCGGGATGATGATGGAGAACATGCCCTTCGAGGGGATGGAGATCCTGGGCTACGACACGCGGAACAACGTGGTCCAGAGCACCTGGATCGACAACATGGGCACGTCCATGGCGAACAGCTCGAAGGGCACGATCGACAAGGCGAAGAAGACCATGACGGTGTACACGGACTTCTTCGATCCGATGGTGGGCAAGCCCAAGACCTACAAGATGGTCACGACCTTCGTGGACGACAATACCCACAAGTTCATGATGATCGGGAACAAGGACGGCAAGGATTTCACCGAGATGGAGATCACGTACACGCGCGTGAACTAG